ACAGGACGTAATATAGTGGTTGCCATTATTTTTCATATCACTGCTGGGTATTTTAACGAAATATTTGCAACACATCCTGATAGTAAAGTTATCCAAACAATTATATTGATTATCATAGCAACTGTTATTGTGATAAAAGAAAAGAATTTTTTCTTTACAAAAGAACTTGATCTGACCGCTATTCCCTCGGAGCAGACAATGCAGAGGGCAGTGAAGGAGAAAATGAGGATGTCGTGAGCTGGAAAATGAGGTTACTATATGCTCTGTTGTTAGCTGCTCGTCTTACATTTAAATTTTGAAAACCATTTCCGGTTAACGGTGTCTATGTCCTCGCCGAGTATCTCTTTAAAATCCTTGTCCGTTTTATTGCTTAAGAGCAGTTTGACAAATTTATCATTTCCATAATTGTTAATGATAAACCGGGTAATCGAGTGCCCTTGTTGATAGATTAATTCCCTGTTGTATCCGAGCCCCAATAAATCCCATATGCTTACAGCATGAACATCATGTTTCTTCAGAAGCTCTTTCAATGATAACAATCCATTTGAACAAAATTCATAATTCAGTTCCTCGTCAACATCTGATAAGAGATGGTACTTGTAGAACAGGCTGTACTTCTCGGTTATATATTCCGCCAACCCTTCTCCCAATATAACACCACCGGCGCTCCTCTTGATGGATTCAGATATCCTCTTTACTTCTTCAACTGAGAATCCTTCCACCGGAGTAAGATTCCCGATGATCGAATCCGGTATGTTTGATATTAGAAAGATCAGGTGTGTCAACTCGTGAACAAATACTGCACTGGACAGTATGTTGTAATATTTGATGGCAATACCGGCATCTGCATGATAGTTTGCATCATCAACCTTTTCCGACCGTATGAAGGCCTGGGCAGTACTGCTGAAACCGGGAAAATATTTTTTGGCCTGGCCGGTGTTTTCGAAAAAGTAGACCTCTATTTTTGGTGGGGACATCTTGTTCAGCAACAGCTGAACTTTATTGTTTAAGCGATAGCTGCTCAGGTAAATCCTGGAAAGTTCTTCATAATAAGTCTTCAGAAGATACTTGATGTAAGGCATGTCATGGTCTGCCTTAGAGTCCTTGACATAATAAATCCTGAAGATACCAAGATCGGTTGAGAGCAGAGAAGAGCCTGTATCAGATGAAGTCGTGTCGAGGTCCCTGAACATCTCAATCCCCAACCGATAAAGCCGTTTACCGTACACATCGCGTATGCTTGCGGCAAGATCACTGCTTTTCAGGGCTTTTTGATAAAATTGATCAAACTTGTCAGACCCGTATTTTTCGTTGAGGTAATAAAATATATTGTAGAGAATATCAGAGACTATTTCGTTTTCGGTCTGGTTGTCAAAAACCATGTTATTAATCATGCGTGCTGATTTCTGCCTTAACTCGTCATTGTTGTCTTTGACCACTATGTGGCTGGCACAGCCCCATTGGAGCATAAGGTAAATAAGCAGAATAAATATGAGCCTTGTTCTGTTCATGGGGCTAAGGGGATGAAAGTTCTCTGTTAGGTGAACGCTGCCGAGTTTATTTTTAATATTAGCAGAAGTACCGGTGAAAGGCAAGGATGTGGTCAGGCTGACCCGGCAAGGTCAGCCCTGTTACCCAAAACAGCCTTAAGCAAAAATGGGTAAAAAAGGCCATGGTGATCCTATAGAAGGTACACTGAAGGTAAAACTATTGGCAACTGACTTGTGCAAGAAATGGGAAAGGTTGAAAATATTGAACGTTAAGACCTGCTATTTTATTTTTTTAATGAATTGAACTTTTCGGTGTATTGCAGGACTACCCACACGAAAGCGGAATGGCTCCATGTGAGTGGTGAAACCGAGAGGGGAGAACCGTTTATGGGATGTACCTGCTCGGCAAGCACACCGGAAGGAAGCGCATTCTTTTCGCACCATTCAAGGTAGGGAAGGGCTTCGTGGAGTTCCTCCAGATTTTCAGCCCGAGAGATAAAGTACTCCCCCAACCAAAGCGTTGAGATAAACCATGGATTGCCGGGGATGCCCTTTGGGCTGTCATCCGCCAGTTGATAGATGTCATTTTGGTATCGGGCACAACCTTCAACAGGAGTCTTGAGCCATAATTGACGGCGTATAGCCTCCATTGTTTCGACCATCCGTGGGTCGTTGGGGGGCAATGCTCCCAGAGTAGCGAGTCCCATCAAACTGACGTCAATCACTTCATCAAGTACATAGCCCTTGCCCTTCCTGTAACCAGAGCGTGCGTACCTCTTCAGGCCGGGGTGGTACAGATGCGTGACAAGCCCTTCCTTCATCTGTTCAGCTACAATCTCATATTCTCCGGCCAGGGAGGTATCCTGAAAAAGTCTCGCAAAATTTGCCGCTGCCCTGAGCCCCGCAATCACGGCTGCAACGGTAAAGGAGTGCACACCGTAACGCTCTTCCCAGAGATCATATGAGGGTGTAGGCAACAGGGTTTCGGGATCCCGGTACGTTACAAGAAAGTCTGCTGACTTTTTAATAAAATTATTGTAAAAAGGCCTGATGAATTCTATGTCTTTCGAGCTCTGATAATGTATCCAGAGCGCCCAGAGAATCAAGGCTGTTGAGTCTTCCTGTATGGGGAGCACCTCTTTTCCATCCACTAACCATGGGTGCCAGTTACTTGCCAGCGATTCATCAGGATTGTAATGCTGGTAAAGAAATCCTTCCTCTGTCAGAACACGGGAGCAGAAGTCGAAAAATTTCATGCACACATGCGAGTAGCCTGCCTTTGCCAGGGCAACGGCTACAAAGGCCCCGTCGCGGCCCCACATATAAGAATATGTATCCCTTCCGAAACGGACTATATCCGAGTCGTTTGCGGCTATTATCGCTCCACGGTTGTCGATCTGTGTTCTTAAAATGAGAAGGCTTCGGTTGAAAATCTCGGTGACTGATTTGGGAAGGTCTCCAAATGATCTGGCCTCTTTTTGTACCCAGGCTTTCCAGTAATCAGATGATCGCTTGATCAGTTTTTCAGGTGTCTTCTCTATTACATCCCGGTTGAGTTGGGCCACCTCATTGTAATGCCTGCCTGCTGCAATCCAGTAAAAGCACTCTGCCTTTCCGCCGGGGGGCAGGTTCAGCCATATTCCTATTGTTGAATCAGCAGAACCCCAGGAGATCGGGTTTCCGCTGAGTTTACCGTCCTCGGCGTCTCTCCATGTTCCTTCCCTTCCACCCAGCTCCTTGTCTCCGCAGGCATAGTAAGTCACGCCGGGCTTTCCGGCCCAGGAACAACTGATTAGAAAGTAGCGGTTGGCCTTGTAGTGTATGATTGAATGTGTCCGCGGATCAAAATAAGCCGTATCACCTATGTCATTGCCGTAAAGGTGAAAGTCGTGGCTGAAAAAGAGCCTTACATGACGCTCCTTCCCTTGCAGGTCCTTCACCTCGACCTTTTTAATATATACATTCAGGTCTATGTCAACCACATCATGGCAATGCAGTTCTATCCCTATTGCCGAGTTTCTCAGCACTACGTTGGTAACGAGGCTGTTATCATGATACCGCAGGTCCTTTTCCCATTCCGGCCCCATCCAGGAGCAGCGTCCATCCACCCACACCCCAAAACGGAAGGGATCTCCTTTTGAATGGTTCTCCTGGCCGATTAAAGGGAAATACACATCGCGGATCTGATAATCCGAGTCAAAGTTGAAAAGAAGATTACCGTTGCTTACGGGAATGTCTTTGGGCATGGCTCTTTTATGTGGCTATGATGCCAAGCTGGAGAGGGTTCGGAAAATAGTCGATTAACAGCTGCCTGTAATTGAATGATGTTTTATGGTCAATGACTATCTGTTGATACAAGTCTGAATATTTATATGCCATGCTTGCTATGGAGAAATTATCCTGCACATGTCTCCGGCATTCATGAGGATCAATGCTATCGATGCGGTCAACGGCCTCAATCATGGCATTCAGTGAATCCACAACAAATCCCGTCGTACCATTCACAATTATTTCCGGAACTGCACCCCTGTTGAATGCTATGACCGGCGTGCCGCATGCCATGGACTCGATCAGGACAAGCCCGAACGGCTCCCCCCATTGTATGGGGAATAATGTGGCCCGTGCATGCCGGTACCATTGTTTCTTATACTCGCTGCCGACCTCTCCGATATAAATAATCTGCTCATCGCAGTCCAGTAACGGTTTTATCACATCTTCAAAATAGTCACCATCAACAGGCTGTTTACCGATATCAACGAACAGGTCGATAGAGTCTTTCAATTCCTCAAAAAACTCCCTGTCTGCTGCTTTGTCCTGGACACAGCCGGCAATGATAAGTTTAGAGCCTGTTTTCCTGGCAACCTCTATGGCCTTATCCTGTCCCTTGTCCCGGGTTACCCTGCCGATAGTGAATAAATAGCTTTCCTTGTCAGGGTTCCTTTTGACCGGGTATTTTTCCACTTCAATTCCATGATATACAACATTCCCGGCCTTCAGCCCGTTATAGTCCTGTTTCTGATATTCGCTTATCGGGACACAATACACCTGTGGAGATGTCATGGGCTTACACCAGCGCCTGAAAGCTCCTTCCACCAGGTAGTTTTTTGCAGCCACGTGAAGGGTCAGCACGATCGGCACATGCATGCTCGATACAGATACAGCGTCATGAATGTACTCAAGGGTCCTCAGATCATGCGTGTGGATGACGTCAATGTCGCCTCT
This genomic stretch from Nitrospirota bacterium harbors:
- a CDS encoding glycoside hydrolase family 15 protein, giving the protein MGPEWEKDLRYHDNSLVTNVVLRNSAIGIELHCHDVVDIDLNVYIKKVEVKDLQGKERHVRLFFSHDFHLYGNDIGDTAYFDPRTHSIIHYKANRYFLISCSWAGKPGVTYYACGDKELGGREGTWRDAEDGKLSGNPISWGSADSTIGIWLNLPPGGKAECFYWIAAGRHYNEVAQLNRDVIEKTPEKLIKRSSDYWKAWVQKEARSFGDLPKSVTEIFNRSLLILRTQIDNRGAIIAANDSDIVRFGRDTYSYMWGRDGAFVAVALAKAGYSHVCMKFFDFCSRVLTEEGFLYQHYNPDESLASNWHPWLVDGKEVLPIQEDSTALILWALWIHYQSSKDIEFIRPFYNNFIKKSADFLVTYRDPETLLPTPSYDLWEERYGVHSFTVAAVIAGLRAAANFARLFQDTSLAGEYEIVAEQMKEGLVTHLYHPGLKRYARSGYRKGKGYVLDEVIDVSLMGLATLGALPPNDPRMVETMEAIRRQLWLKTPVEGCARYQNDIYQLADDSPKGIPGNPWFISTLWLGEYFISRAENLEELHEALPYLEWCEKNALPSGVLAEQVHPINGSPLSVSPLTWSHSAFVWVVLQYTEKFNSLKK
- a CDS encoding glycosyltransferase family 4 protein → MATLNQPIKPDLGYGPIETVIYNIDKGLHALGHRSIVACSGDSGVAGEHYVTIEKSMGNYWSQDNPEKRKTLNVHLLKAADRIGRGDIDVIHTHDLRTLEYIHDAVSVSSMHVPIVLTLHVAAKNYLVEGAFRRWCKPMTSPQVYCVPISEYQKQDYNGLKAGNVVYHGIEVEKYPVKRNPDKESYLFTIGRVTRDKGQDKAIEVARKTGSKLIIAGCVQDKAADREFFEELKDSIDLFVDIGKQPVDGDYFEDVIKPLLDCDEQIIYIGEVGSEYKKQWYRHARATLFPIQWGEPFGLVLIESMACGTPVIAFNRGAVPEIIVNGTTGFVVDSLNAMIEAVDRIDSIDPHECRRHVQDNFSIASMAYKYSDLYQQIVIDHKTSFNYRQLLIDYFPNPLQLGIIAT